In one window of Camelina sativa cultivar DH55 chromosome 15, Cs, whole genome shotgun sequence DNA:
- the LOC104748922 gene encoding putative F-box/kelch-repeat protein At4g35120: MDARVEQPPQKKRKKKNHTTIPPPSFSSLPHDIVLNCLARISRCHYRSLSLVSKSIRSLIYSPELYQSRSLIGNTEPFLYLCQHSHPSDRWFHLDQNLVTDGNFRDERSLSPITPSSSAPSMSTTVVVGYEIYQIGGTINNQLSSAVHVFDCRTHTWRDALNMTVARKRANSAFMDGKIYVTGGTVESSSSMTWAEVFDLSTQTWKPLPNPTNDYACNVVIRRGKLYARSEHNKYVYDSKDGRWKELVNLGLSREYTFGPCCVIEDIMFGVHRDGKVDWYDSERREWSIVKGLEDHRFGYPTIRLANYGGKLIILCYRPSPRYRYVSLERTAKCCRRRRTFRRKTKRRVSNQTKRISCVVIRLEKRIGFSGLQIWGEIERSNDVLTVPNSFKFFSCITL, from the coding sequence ATGGACGCCAGAGTAGAGCAGCCACCgcagaagaaaaggaagaagaagaatcatacaACAATTCCTCCTCCGTCGTTTTCATCACTTCCACATGATATTGTTTTGAACTGTTTGGCTCGCATCTCCAGATGTCACTACCGTTCCCTCTCTTTAGTCTCCAAGAGCATCCGCTCTCTCATCTACTCACCAGAGCTCTACCAGTCTCGCTCCTTGATCGGAAACACAGAGCCTTTCCTCTACCTATGCCAACACTCACATCCTTCTGATCGCTGGTTCCATCTTGATCAGAACCTAGTTACTGATGGCAATTTTAGGGATGAGCGAAGCTTATCACCGATAACACCCTCTTCTTCTGCTCCATCCATGTCAACCACTGTAGTCGTTGGTTACGAAATCTACCAAATCGGCGGAACCATCAACAACCAGCTGTCCTCGGCCGTTCACGTGTTTGACTGTCGTACTCATACGTGGCGTGATGCTCTTAACATGACGGTGGCAAGGAAACGCGCCAACTCTGCTTTTATGGACGGCAAGATATATGTCACTGGAGGAACAGTtgagtcatcatcatccatgACTTGGGCTGAGGTTTTTGACCTAAGTACTCAGACTTGGAAGCCTTTGCCTAACCCTACTAATGATTACGCTTGTAACGTTGTCATTCGTAGAGGAAAATTATATGCTAGAAGTGAGCATAATAAGTATGTATATGATTCAAAAGATGGGAGATGGAAGGAGCTTGTAAATTTGGGTTTAAGTCGAGAATATACGTTTGGACCTTGTTGCGTTATAGAAGATATAATGTTTGGTGTACATCGTGACGGTAAGGTCGATTGGTATGACTCAGAGCGTAGAGAATGGTCCATTGTTAAGGGTTTGGAAGATCATCGTTTTGGCTATCCTACCATTCGGTTAGCTAACTATGGTGGGAAACTCATAATTCTATGCTACCGCCCATCGCCACGGTACCGGTACGTTTCATTGGAGAGGACGGCGAAGTGCTGTAGAAGAAGGCGTACTTTTCGCCGCAAAACAAAGCGTAGGGTTTCCAACCAAACAAAGCGTATTAGCTGTGTGGTGATAAGGTTGGAGAAGCGCATTGGCTTTTCTGGATTACAAATTTGGGGGGAGATTGAACGGTCAAATGATGTGCTTACAGTCCCCAATTCATTTAAGTTCTTCAGCTGTATCACCCTTTGA